Sequence from the Thiohalorhabdus denitrificans genome:
GGCTCACGGGCAAGCAGCACCTGGTCCTTTCTTCGCCCTCCTTCGAGGGCAGCGCCAAGGGCGCCCCGGAGACCCAGATCCAGTGGTCCGGCCTGGACGGCACGGGGGAGTTCGCCGGGGACTCCGGGACCCTGGACCTGGAGATTCCGAAGGTGCGCATCGCGGACGAGAAGGGCCGCTTCCTCCTGGAAGGCACCGAGCTGCAATCGGAATTCCGGCGACACGCCGAGGGCCTCTGGCTGGGAACCAGCGATTTCTCCTCCAAGCGCCTGGCGATGGAAGTCCCCGACCCCGAAAGCGGTGCCCTCCAGGAATTCGACCTGGGCGGCCTGAGCCTCCGGCAGGTGGCAAAGCAGGCGGATGAGGAAGGCTACCTGGATATGGCGAGCCGTCTGGCCGCCGACCGGGCGGCTCTCGGCGGCGAGGAGGTACGCGACGCCCGGCTGGGCATGGAGCTGCGCCACCTCGATGAAGAGGCCTACCGGCGGACCGGCGAACGGGTGCGGAAGATCCAGACCGCGAATCTCGACGAGGAGGAGGCGGCGCAACGCGTGCTGGCCATCCTCCGGGAGGAGCTGCCGGGGCTTCTGGAAGGCTCCCCGGAGGCCGCCCTCACGGAGCTGGCCTTCGAGGCCGCCAACGGGGACTTCCGGGGCAGCGCCGAGGCCCGCTACCGGGGCGACGGCTCCGGCGCCCGCGGGATCCTGGAGAACCCCGCGCTCCTGCTGCGTCACCTGGACGCCGAAGCGGAGATCCGGGCCGCCAAGCCCTTGGTCATCGCCCTGCTGGAGGAGCGGACCCGCAACCAGCTCGAGGAGGAAACCGGGGCGGAGGGGGATCCCGTGCAGCGGGAGCGGCAGGTGGAGCGCACCGTGCGCCAGCAGCTGGCCATGATGGAGGCCATGGGCTTCGTGACCGTCGAGGAGGACCATTACGCCTCCCATGTGGCCTGGGACCGCGGCGCCCTGTCGGTCAACGGCCGCCCTCTGAACCTGGGGGCGGCCATGGGGGGCGGCAACGGCTCGGCCCTGCCCTAGCCGGCGTCCTTGCCACGCAAAAAACCCGGCCCTGCGGCCGGGTTTTTTCGTTCCAGCGGACGTCCCGCCGGCCTCAGAAGCGGTCGCTGACCACCACCTCCTCCAGGGGCAGCTGGCCCGGCTTCGGGAAGGGATCCTTCGTCCGCTTGCCCATGGCCACCATCATGGAGATGGCGTGGTCCTCCGGCAGGTTGATGAGCTCGGCCACGGCCTTGAAATCGAAGCCGTCCATGGGGCAGGTGTCGTAGCCCCGCTCGGTGGCGAGCAGCATGAGCGACTGGGCGATCATGCCGCAGGAGCGCATGCCCTCATCCCGCGCCACGTCGGGCCGACCATCGTAATACCGGCGGATGTTGGGCACGATCATCTCCTGCACCTCCTTGGGCGCGTCCACCCAGTAGCGCTCGGGCTCCCTGTCCCAGGCCTTCAGGTCGGCGCACAGCACCAGCAGCTCGGAGGCATCGGTCACCTGGGGCTGATCCCAGGCCACTTCCCGGATCTGCCCGCGCAGCTCCGGATCCGACACCCGCACGATGCGCCAGTTCTGGATATTGAAGGCCGTGGGCGACAGGATCGCCGTCTCCAGGATTTCCTGGACCTCCTGCTCGGGGATGCGGAATTCGGGATCGAAGGCCTTTACCGCGCGACGGGCCTTCATGGCGTTGGTGACACTCGCCACCGCGGTTTCCTTTGCCAGGTCGTTCATTCTGCTCCCTCTTGTCGGGCTTGGTGGCATGCGGCGCAGCTATCCCCGCCCACCTTCCAGGGACATGGGTTTCCGCCAGGCGGACCACCGGACCCGGGGAAGGCGCCACCGAAGGTCGCCTCCCGGGCCGGCAGCCGCGTGCCGATTCGGTGTTCGGGGGGTTACGAAGGGCCCGGCGATCCAGCGGCGGTGGGCGGCTCCAGAGCCCCGGCGGCGTAGGCGAGCTCCAGGGCGTCCTGGAGCCATTTGAGGCGCTGCGCGGGGGTGCGGAGCAGGAAGGCCTCCTGGCGCAGGCGCTCGGCATCGGCCCAGCCTCCCCAGGAGGCGGGGCTGCCCGCGGGGGATCCCCGCTGCGGCTCACGGTTTCGGGTCATGGTCCATTCCCTTGCGGATCTCGCGGAGCCTCCGGGCGTCCTCCCGGTCCGCGTCCCGCCCGGTGGCCTCCTTGAGGGCGATCAGGTCCTCCAGGGAGGCCAGGTGGCAGCGCCCGTCCGGGAGCTCCACGTCCCGGGCCCGCTCCCAGAGCCCCTCGAAGGGCAGGGGCAGCTCGGCGAACAAGTCTACCGTAGGGGAATTCCCCGACGCATCCCAGAAGCTGAAGACCCGCAGTCCCTCCCGCTCGATCCACTCCCGCCGCCGGGCGGGGTCCGCGAAGTCCCGGGGGTCCACCGGTGCCCCGGCCCGGAAGCCGCTCGCCAGGAGCGCCTCCACCGCGCGGCGGGCGTTGTCCGGCTCCAGGTCCACCACCAAGTCGATGTCGGCGGTGAGGCGGTCCAGGCCGTGGAGGACGGTGGCCAGCCCGCCGACCACCACATAGCGGACGCCGGCCGCGTTCAGGGCATCGAAAACACGCGTGAAATTGGTGGGCGCCAAAACGTACCCCGCGGTTTGCAGACAGCGGCCGGATACCGCCGCGAGCTTCCGTTGCTCCGTCATGGAGCGTCCTCTTCAAATTATTTCCCCCCAAACGTTCCAGCTCAACCCGCCCGAGGGGGACCCCGTACTCGGCGCGGCCACCCACGGCCGCGCCCGCTTAGCCTCCCCTCCGGGACAACGGGCGAATCCCCCTTAAACCCCTGGCGCGGATCGGGAAATAGCGCCGGGATTGGCCTCCCGTGCCGTTCCCGGTAAGGTTTGGGGACACTCACTCATGCCACACCTGTCCCGGAGAGGCGGACCGTATCCGCCCGGGGACAGTCCCAAAACAGGGGGGGAATCCATGCAAGCCAAGACTGGCCTGCCCACGCTCGGCGCCTGTGCCGGCGCCGTCCTGCTTGCCGCCTGCGCCGGGGAGTCCGGTGGGGGCGGAAGCGACACCGGGAGCGTCACCGTCGCCGTCACCGACGCCCCGGTGGATGCCGCCGAGGAGGTGGTGGTCACCTTCGACGGCGTGACCCTGAAACCGGCGGACGGCCCGCCCGTGGAGCACACCTTCGAGGAGGCCCGGAGCGTGGACCTGCTCACGCTTACCGGCAGCGCCCGGGAGAAGCTGCTCGACGGGGTCACCGTGCCGGCCGGCCCCTACAACTGGATGCGCCTCCACGTAGAGGCCGAGCAGGGGGTCTCCGACTCCTACATCCGGATGGACGGCAGCGAGCATTCCCTGTACGTGCCAAGCGGAGCCGAGACCGGCCTCAAGCTGGTGCGCGGCTTCACCGTCCCGGCGGGCGGCGAGGCGGACTTCACGGTGGACTTCGACCTCCGCAAGTCCGTCCACCAGCCCCAGGACGGAGGCGACTACTACCTGCGGCCCGCCCTGCGCCTGGTGGACAACGCCACAACGGGCCACCTGGCGGGGACCGTCACGGCCAACTACGTCACCGACTCCTGCGAGAGCCCGGACAATGGCCTGGCGGTGTACGTCTACGAGGGATCAGGGGTGACTCCGGACGACGTGGATGGCACCGAGCCGGACCCCGTCACCTCGGCCATGGCCGTGCAGGAGGAGGACACCGGCGACTACCGCTACGAGGCCGGCTACCTGGCCGCGGGCACCTACACCGTGGCCTTCACCTGCAACGCCCGGGACGATGACCCGGAAGCCGATGACGACACCGATCTGCTGGACCCCGCTGACGTGGAAATAACCGAAGGGGAGACCGCCACTCACGACTTCACCCTGTAAGCGGCGCGCGCTGCATCCCGCACGCCAAGGCCCGGCGCATGCCGGGCCTTTTTCGTGGGGGACGGGGATCCGAGGACCCGGTTGTTTGGTAGGGTGTTCGGTTTCCCCTTTGGCGCACCACCACAGCAACCGCCCATGAACCACACCCGCCTCGCCCTGCTCCTGGGGGCCACGGTGGCCGTGAGCCCCCTGGCCATGGACGCCTACCTGCCCGCCTTCCCGGAGATCGCCACCGCCTACGGCATCGCCTCCGGGGAGGTGGGCGTGACCGTGAGCGTCTACCTGGTGGGGCTGGCGCTGGGCCACCTGATCGGCGGCCCCCTTTCCGACCGCTACGGCCGCGATCACGTGCTGTACGCGGGGCTGGCCCTTTTCCTGGTCGGAAGCCTCCTGGTGGCGGCCAGCCCCAGCTTCGCCGCCTTGAACGGCTGGCGCTTTGTGCAGGCCCTGGGGGCGGGCTGGTGCGTGGTCAGCGTGCCGGCCATCGCCCGCGACCACACCAGCGGCGCCGAGGGCGCCCAGCTGTTCAGCCTGATCGGCCTGGTGATCTTCGTAGCGCCCGCCGCGGCACCGTCCATCGGCACCCTGATCCTGACAATTACCGGATGGCCCGGGATCTTCGTGTTCCTGGCAGGGTACGCCGGGGCGCTGGCGGTGCTGCTGCGCCTGACCCTGTTCCGCCACTGGAAGGGGCGCCCCAGCCACCGCCGCCCACTGCGCACCGTGATCACCAACTACGCCACGGTGCTGCGCCACCTCACCGCCATGCGCCTGCTGGCGGTGCAGTCCCTGGTGTTCTCGGTGATGATCCTGTTCATCACCCACGCCTCGTTCATCTTTCAGGAATGGTACGGACTGTCCAAGGCCGCCTTCTCCGGGTGGATGGCCGCCCACATGGTGCTCATGGGCGGCTTCAACCTGCTCAATCGCTGGCTGCTCAACTACCGCCACCCGTCCGAGGTGCTTCGCGTGGCCATCGGCCTTCAGGCGACGGCCGCCCTCTACCTGGCCGGGGTCGCCCTCACGGATCCGCCTTTGGCCCTGTTCCTTCCCGGCCTACTGCTGGCCATCGGCGCCTTCGGCGCCGGGGTACCCAACACCTTCTCCCTGTACCTGGACTTCTTCCGGGAGATCGCCGCCACCGCCTCGGCCCTGATGGGGGCGGTGCGGTTTTCCGTGGCGGGCCTGATCAGCGCCACCTCGTCCATGCTGGTGGGCGGCAGTCTGTGGGGGGTGACGGCCATGATGGCCGCCTGCGCGCTGGCCGCCTTCCTCCTGGCTTGGGGGGTGCCGCGGGCGGTGGAGCGAAGCACCGCGCGCTAGCCATCCGCCGGCTGCGCGGCCAGCTCCACCACCGCCACCAGCCCGGCCCCCTCGGGGTTGGCCTCCAGCCGTAGCCGCCCGCCGTGCAGGGCGGCCACCCGCGCGGCCACGGAAAGCCCGAGACCGGAGCCGGAGCCCGGGCTGCCCGCCGGGCGGTAGAACCGCTCCAGGACCCGCTCCCGCTCCTCTTCCGGGAGGCCGGGGCCGCGGTCGGTGACGGTGATGCGCAGGGGCTCGGCCTCCAGCCGCACTGTCACCGGCCCGTCCTTGCCGCCGTACTGCACGGCGTTCTCCACCAGGTTGCGGACCATCTCCTCCAGGGCGGCGGCGTCCCCCTGCACCCGGACCGGGGCCGCGGGCACATGCAGCTCGATGGCCTCGGCCGCAAGGCCCTGATCGCGGCGGACCGCGCCCACCGCGTCCTCCACCACGCCGTCCAGCTCCAGGGATTGGCCGGGATGCTCCGTGTCCTCGTCGAACCGAGCCAGGGTGAGGAGCTGGCGCACTAGGCGGTCGGCACGGTCCGTGCCCCGTACCACCTGGTCCAGGGCGCGCTCCCGGGCCTCCGCGTCGGGGGCGCCGCGGGCCACCTGGGCCTGGGTCTTGAGGGCCGCCAGGGGGGTGCGCAGCTGGTGGGCGGCGTCGGCCAGGAACCGGCGTTCCCGGGCCAGGGTCTCGCGCAGGCGCCCCAGCAGGCGGTTGATAGCGCCCAGCAGCGGAGCCACCTCCCGCGGGGCCGACTGCCCGTCCTCCAGCGGCTCCAGGCTGTCCGTATCGAGCCGCTCCACCCGCTCCGTGGCCGCCTGCAGCGGCGCCAGACCACGCCGCACCGCGAACACGATGGCCAGCCCCAGGGCCGGCAGGGCCAGCAGGAAGGGCACCGCCAGGCCGGCGGCGATGCGGTTGGCCAGCCCGTCGCGCAGGGCCTGGCGCTCCCCCACCAGCACGCGTGGCGCGCCGTCCCCCGCCTCCGCGGCGAAGACCCGCCACCCCACTCCCTGGGCGGTAACGTCGGAGAAGCCCTGCGGGATCCGGCTGAGGGGGTTCTCGGGTGCCCCGTCGGAGCGGGACAGCAACTGGCCGTCCAGGGACCAGACCTGGCAGGCCAGGCCCTCCGTCAGGCCCTCCCCCTCGCGGGCTTCCAGGGCGCTCTCCAGCCCGGACTCCGGGGGGGCGGAGCCGTCCCAAAGGTTCTGCACCATGTGCGCGGACTCCGCCAGCTTGGCGTCGAGCACCCCGTTCACCTCGGCCCGCAGGGACACGAAGATCCAGGCGGCCGCCACCGCCCAGACCAGGGCCAACGTCCCGCCGATGACCCAGAACAGGCGCCGGCGCAGGGATGGCGTTCTATTCCGTTGCAAAGCGATACCCCACGCCGCGCACGGTCCGTATGCGGTTGCTTCCCAGCTTGCGCCGCAGGTGGTGGATGTGCACCTCCAGGGCGTTGCTCGCCACGGCCTCGTCCCAGCCGTACAGCCGCTCCTCCAGGTGCTCCCGGGGCACCACGTGGTCGGCCCGCTCCATGAGCATGCTCAGGACCGCCGTCTCCCGGCGCCCCAGGGGCCTCTCCTCGCCGTTCACTCGCACCCGCAGGCGGTTCGGCTCCAGTTCCACCCCGTCGGCCATCAGCCGCTCCTCGGCCGGCACTGCCCGCCGGCGGGCCAGCGCCCGCAGGCGGGCGGCCAGCTCCTCCAGATCGAAGGGCTTGGTCAGATAGTCATCGGCGCCCGCATCCAGCCCCTCGATCCGTTCCTCCACGGCGTCCCGCACCGTCAGCAGCAGCACCGGCACCGTGAGCCCGACCTCCCGAAGGCTGCGGATCACATCCACCCCCGACCGCTCGGGGAGCAGCCAGTCCATCACCACCAGGTCGAAGGGCTCGCTCCTCAAAGCCTGCTCGGCGGCGGCGCCGTCGGTCACCCAGTCGGTGGTGAAGCCCTTGGCGCGCAGGCCGGCCTGGATGCCGTCCCCGAGAAGGGCGTCGTCCTCCGCGATCAAGACCCGCATGGATCCATCCTCCCGGTTCCTGAGCCTATCCGGCCCGCCTTAAGAGGCCCTTAAACGGCCCCCGCAACCGATTTTGCCCCTTTAAGGGGGCCTTAAGCCTCGTGGGTCATGCTCCCATCGTACCCAACCCAGGGAGTGAACCATGGCGGAAGATTCGAACAACCCTGCTCGTCGACGGTTCCTGGCCGGTGTCGGCGGTCTGGCGGGCGCCGTCACCCTCGCCCCCGCCGCGCGGGCGGCGGAGGATGGACTGAGCTTTCCGGGGGAGGACCCCGAGATCCGCATCGTCTTCCAGGTGAACCGCGACGACTCGGAGTATTACAGCCAGCTCCTGTTCAGCATGGGGGAGATCCTGCGCCAGCTGGACAACCAGGCCCAGCTGGTGGCCGTGGGCTTCGGTCCCGGGTTGCGCCTGCTGCTCAAGGAGTCCACGGAGACGGTGAGCGCGGAGCAGACCGACCGCATCAACAGCCTTATGACCTATGACGTTAGCTTCCGGGCCTGCCGCAACACCATGGACGCCATGGGCGTCGCGGACGAGAACCTCCTGGACGGCGTCGAGCCCGTCCCCGCCGGCGTCCTGGAGATGGCCCGACTGCAG
This genomic interval carries:
- a CDS encoding YdgA family protein, giving the protein MKKTLLAGAVAVLAGAGAAAPYFAGVQAERAFRDNVEALSEHPQADLEVVRYERGWFGAEAESRLTLGAPGEALEVDLEHAVSHGPTPATPALARVVTTPAPRGEAREHVRHYFGDRAPLTADLTIGLTGKQHLVLSSPSFEGSAKGAPETQIQWSGLDGTGEFAGDSGTLDLEIPKVRIADEKGRFLLEGTELQSEFRRHAEGLWLGTSDFSSKRLAMEVPDPESGALQEFDLGGLSLRQVAKQADEEGYLDMASRLAADRAALGGEEVRDARLGMELRHLDEEAYRRTGERVRKIQTANLDEEEAAQRVLAILREELPGLLEGSPEAALTELAFEAANGDFRGSAEARYRGDGSGARGILENPALLLRHLDAEAEIRAAKPLVIALLEERTRNQLEEETGAEGDPVQRERQVERTVRQQLAMMEAMGFVTVEEDHYASHVAWDRGALSVNGRPLNLGAAMGGGNGSALP
- a CDS encoding nitroreductase family protein; this translates as MNDLAKETAVASVTNAMKARRAVKAFDPEFRIPEQEVQEILETAILSPTAFNIQNWRIVRVSDPELRGQIREVAWDQPQVTDASELLVLCADLKAWDREPERYWVDAPKEVQEMIVPNIRRYYDGRPDVARDEGMRSCGMIAQSLMLLATERGYDTCPMDGFDFKAVAELINLPEDHAISMMVAMGKRTKDPFPKPGQLPLEEVVVSDRF
- a CDS encoding nucleotidyl transferase AbiEii/AbiGii toxin family protein — protein: MTEQRKLAAVSGRCLQTAGYVLAPTNFTRVFDALNAAGVRYVVVGGLATVLHGLDRLTADIDLVVDLEPDNARRAVEALLASGFRAGAPVDPRDFADPARRREWIEREGLRVFSFWDASGNSPTVDLFAELPLPFEGLWERARDVELPDGRCHLASLEDLIALKEATGRDADREDARRLREIRKGMDHDPKP
- a CDS encoding DUF4382 domain-containing protein, whose protein sequence is MQAKTGLPTLGACAGAVLLAACAGESGGGGSDTGSVTVAVTDAPVDAAEEVVVTFDGVTLKPADGPPVEHTFEEARSVDLLTLTGSAREKLLDGVTVPAGPYNWMRLHVEAEQGVSDSYIRMDGSEHSLYVPSGAETGLKLVRGFTVPAGGEADFTVDFDLRKSVHQPQDGGDYYLRPALRLVDNATTGHLAGTVTANYVTDSCESPDNGLAVYVYEGSGVTPDDVDGTEPDPVTSAMAVQEEDTGDYRYEAGYLAAGTYTVAFTCNARDDDPEADDDTDLLDPADVEITEGETATHDFTL
- a CDS encoding multidrug effflux MFS transporter, producing MNHTRLALLLGATVAVSPLAMDAYLPAFPEIATAYGIASGEVGVTVSVYLVGLALGHLIGGPLSDRYGRDHVLYAGLALFLVGSLLVAASPSFAALNGWRFVQALGAGWCVVSVPAIARDHTSGAEGAQLFSLIGLVIFVAPAAAPSIGTLILTITGWPGIFVFLAGYAGALAVLLRLTLFRHWKGRPSHRRPLRTVITNYATVLRHLTAMRLLAVQSLVFSVMILFITHASFIFQEWYGLSKAAFSGWMAAHMVLMGGFNLLNRWLLNYRHPSEVLRVAIGLQATAALYLAGVALTDPPLALFLPGLLLAIGAFGAGVPNTFSLYLDFFREIAATASALMGAVRFSVAGLISATSSMLVGGSLWGVTAMMAACALAAFLLAWGVPRAVERSTAR
- a CDS encoding ATP-binding protein, with protein sequence MQRNRTPSLRRRLFWVIGGTLALVWAVAAAWIFVSLRAEVNGVLDAKLAESAHMVQNLWDGSAPPESGLESALEAREGEGLTEGLACQVWSLDGQLLSRSDGAPENPLSRIPQGFSDVTAQGVGWRVFAAEAGDGAPRVLVGERQALRDGLANRIAAGLAVPFLLALPALGLAIVFAVRRGLAPLQAATERVERLDTDSLEPLEDGQSAPREVAPLLGAINRLLGRLRETLARERRFLADAAHQLRTPLAALKTQAQVARGAPDAEARERALDQVVRGTDRADRLVRQLLTLARFDEDTEHPGQSLELDGVVEDAVGAVRRDQGLAAEAIELHVPAAPVRVQGDAAALEEMVRNLVENAVQYGGKDGPVTVRLEAEPLRITVTDRGPGLPEEERERVLERFYRPAGSPGSGSGLGLSVAARVAALHGGRLRLEANPEGAGLVAVVELAAQPADG
- a CDS encoding response regulator, translating into MRVLIAEDDALLGDGIQAGLRAKGFTTDWVTDGAAAEQALRSEPFDLVVMDWLLPERSGVDVIRSLREVGLTVPVLLLTVRDAVEERIEGLDAGADDYLTKPFDLEELAARLRALARRRAVPAEERLMADGVELEPNRLRVRVNGEERPLGRRETAVLSMLMERADHVVPREHLEERLYGWDEAVASNALEVHIHHLRRKLGSNRIRTVRGVGYRFATE
- a CDS encoding DsrE family protein → MAEDSNNPARRRFLAGVGGLAGAVTLAPAARAAEDGLSFPGEDPEIRIVFQVNRDDSEYYSQLLFSMGEILRQLDNQAQLVAVGFGPGLRLLLKESTETVSAEQTDRINSLMTYDVSFRACRNTMDAMGVADENLLDGVEPVPAGVLEMARLQQEGYSYVAW